Proteins encoded by one window of Primulina huaijiensis isolate GDHJ02 chromosome 1, ASM1229523v2, whole genome shotgun sequence:
- the LOC140986470 gene encoding histone H4, whose translation MSGRGKGGKGLGKGGAKRHRKVLRDNIQGITKPAIRRLARRGGVKRISGLIYEETRGVLKIFLENVIRDAVTYTEHARRKTVTAMDVVYALKRQGRTLYGFGG comes from the coding sequence ATGTCAGGTCGTGGCAAGGGCGGCAAGGGTTTGGGAAAGGGCGGAGCAAAGCGGCATCGCAAGGTACTGAGAGATAACATCCAGGGCATCACCAAGCCGGCGATTCGACGATTGGCCCGTAGAGGCGGAGTTAAGCGTATCAGTGGGCTTATCTACGAGGAGACGCGTGGGGTCCTCAAGATCTTCTTGGAGAATGTCATTCGCGACGCTGTAACCTACACTGAGCACGCTCGTCGGAAGACTGTTACCGCAATGGATGTCGTTTATGCTTTGAAGAGGCAGGGACGTACCTTGTATGGATTTGGTGGTTAA
- the LOC140986461 gene encoding transcription factor bHLH143-like produces MDKDSGSWSHYNSLGSSYDIVLPNTEPARRKLYSVEYPTMRIGPSFPSSEMQQLKASEPNSSHALNSFHLWHRLHPSFTSILFCASRENFLSDTIHLEQKRSPKNCAAPPQKRFLVFDQSGDITTLVYGSMMENPVQYGACLVPNPPPSADNNQIEDEPMKIFDPLNPIMNDKRIEDHSRNDMDHENLEDTEELNALRCSDSDSYYLNDDEEMSTGRSPSTMTHNQTCEETCEEANSFTGPTKRQKLLDGNCDLPFLRRTCSSPKNYACTTLDDEAESTCRDNFSSEEFGSLSCNKRKERTQETLSILQCIFPNLQGNNPVAFIGKTIQYLRTLKVEAKALGYDSG; encoded by the coding sequence ATGGACAAGGACTCTGGATCTTGGTCTCATTATAATTCGTTGGGTTCTTCATATGATATTGTCTTGCCGAATACCGAGCCTGCTCGCAGGAAACTTTACTCTGTTGAGTATCCTACGATGAGAATTGGTCCCTCGTTTCCATCTTCTGAAATGCAACAGTTGAAGGCAAGCGAACCAAATAGCTCTCATGCACTTAACTCATTTCACCTCTGGCATCGATTACATCCAAGCTTTACTTCCATTTTATTTTGTGCATCCAGAGAGAATTTTCTTTCAGACACCATTCATTTGGAACAAAAAAGAAGTCCTAAAAATTGTGCTGCACCTCCTCAGAAGAGATTTCTTGTATTTGATCAGTCTGGTGATATAACTACCTTGGTATATGGTTCTATGATGGAGAACCCCGTTCAATATGGAGCTTGTTTGGTGCCCAATCCTCCACCCTCTGCAGATAACAACCAAATCGAGGACGAACCCATGAAAATTTTCGATCCTTTGAATCCCATTATGAATGATAAACGGATAGAAGATCACTCTCGAAATGATATGGATCATGAAAATCTTGAAGACACCGAAGAATTGAATGCTTTGCGCTGTTCAGATAGCGACAGCTATTATTTAAATGATGATGAAGAAATGAGCACAGGTCGTTCACCTAGTACAATGACCCACAATCAAACGTGTGAAGAAACATGTGAAGAGGCTAACAGTTTTACTGGGCCAACGAAAAGGCAGAAGCTTTTGGATGGAAATTGTGATTTACCATTTCTAAGGCGCACTTGCAGCTCTCCGAAAAACTATGCATGCACTACTTTGGATGACGAAGCAGAATCCACTTGTAGAGATAACTTTAGTTCAGAAGAATTTGGTTCCTTGTCTTGCAACAAAAGGAAAGAAAGAACACAGGAAACACTGAGCATTCTGCAGTGCATATTCCCAAATTTACAAGGTAACAATCCAGTTGCCTTTATTGGTAAAACAATTCAATACCTGAGAACGTTGAAGGTTGAAGCCAAAGCTTTAGGATATGATTCTGGTTGA